In Leptospira stimsonii, a single window of DNA contains:
- a CDS encoding ion transporter — translation MSMFHVDNKLRISWDILIFICILYASIESPLRVVLSYKQGFVVTALYILVDILFFGDILVNIFPPEYVQGKWIHIQKKSILQYFKTWFIFDFLAAFPFELVAESIFNVDLSSHPFLYLLFGITRIVKVVRIPGILYRLNLAFKPAPGILRLVLLMFWISVVAHWCAIGWLYIDNLDSAETGLDQYVQALYWTITTLTTVGYGDIVPTTTHQRIYTICVMLTGALVYATVIGNVASILANLDLVRATKLQRMAQVDSFLRARKLPFWLRRKIRDYYMYIIERGWGENEKELLSDLPVSLQRDVRIHLHREFLEKVPFLKGADPSLVTNLIFSLKHHVFLPGDIIFHRGDIGHNLYILSEGRVDVLSPDDSRVIVTLGDGQFFGELALVTAEPRSATIRCTSICEIYTLSKEDFLEALSLYPGFRDAMQESLRKLNVKMDLSRTFQKSRDSHS, via the coding sequence ATGAGCATGTTTCACGTAGACAACAAACTACGAATCTCTTGGGACATCCTGATCTTCATCTGCATACTTTATGCGTCGATAGAATCTCCGCTTCGAGTCGTCCTTTCCTACAAACAGGGATTCGTAGTAACTGCTCTTTACATTCTTGTGGATATCCTCTTTTTTGGAGACATTCTTGTGAACATATTTCCTCCGGAATACGTTCAAGGAAAGTGGATTCATATCCAAAAAAAAAGCATCTTACAATATTTCAAGACTTGGTTTATCTTTGATTTCCTAGCAGCGTTCCCTTTTGAGCTTGTGGCGGAATCTATTTTTAACGTCGATCTTTCCAGTCATCCGTTTCTATATCTCCTCTTCGGAATCACTCGTATCGTAAAAGTCGTTCGTATTCCGGGAATTCTCTACCGTTTGAATCTCGCTTTTAAACCGGCACCTGGAATTTTACGATTGGTTTTACTTATGTTTTGGATCAGCGTTGTCGCCCATTGGTGCGCGATCGGCTGGTTGTACATTGACAATTTGGATTCCGCAGAAACGGGATTGGATCAATACGTACAAGCGCTCTATTGGACGATCACTACATTGACGACGGTCGGCTACGGAGATATTGTTCCGACTACGACTCACCAGAGAATCTATACGATTTGTGTAATGCTTACTGGAGCTCTTGTATACGCGACCGTCATCGGTAACGTTGCGAGTATTCTCGCCAATTTGGATTTAGTGAGAGCGACCAAACTCCAGAGAATGGCTCAAGTGGATTCTTTTTTGAGAGCGAGAAAACTTCCTTTCTGGCTAAGAAGAAAAATTCGAGACTACTATATGTATATTATCGAAAGAGGATGGGGAGAAAACGAAAAAGAATTGTTAAGCGACCTTCCCGTCTCTCTTCAGAGGGATGTAAGAATTCATCTTCATAGAGAATTTTTGGAAAAGGTTCCTTTTCTAAAAGGAGCGGATCCTTCTCTTGTTACGAACTTGATCTTCTCTTTAAAACATCACGTTTTTCTTCCTGGGGACATCATCTTTCACAGAGGAGATATAGGACACAATCTCTATATACTGAGCGAAGGTCGCGTGGACGTATTATCCCCGGACGATTCCAGAGTTATCGTTACGCTCGGAGATGGGCAGTTTTTTGGAGAGTTGGCTCTGGTCACCGCGGAACCGCGCTCGGCGACGATCCGTTGCACTTCGATTTGCGAGATCTACACACTGAGCAAAGAGGATTTTTTGGAAGCCTTGAGTTTGTATCCAGGATTTCGGGACGCGATGCAGGAAAGTCTTCGAAAACTCAATGTCAAGATGGATCTCAGTAGAACGTTTCAGAAAAGTAGGGATTCTCATTCTTAG
- a CDS encoding EAL domain-containing protein — MLYSQDTSNILSYGENYYQPHYQPILEVTNCNIVGYEVLGRFYSPEKNEYRSLGYQFHNPELDTIRLIQIDRLIREKAIRHLKDTGLRTKLFLNMMPNFLSMIHTGDVLDLKRLHVLNLIEKYEISPADVVLEITEDKFDGSIEKLLSIVNVFKDYGFKIAVDDLGVGFSNLERIGYIHPDIMKVDIKIMRESLNRRSFKNVLSAIADMSQKLGSDLLFEGIETEEELHLALSMGANLLQGFYFSRPQVEFQDKKQFNRTLRDTLEKFSGLRFMELLEEFQKGQAVIDALGEKLEALRHNGKEDLPVVLHLMLPNLPSEILSVFACDIFGYQITPTYFRSHPGEDWDSDLTEIGNNYAWRPFFIRHKAKVVQNHAKWTVTEPVYDMDLHKQVVIFTYTLRDNYILVIKMDWERV; from the coding sequence ATGTTATATAGCCAGGATACAAGCAACATTCTCTCTTATGGAGAGAATTATTATCAACCCCACTATCAACCGATCCTGGAAGTCACCAACTGTAATATCGTAGGCTACGAAGTTTTAGGAAGATTCTACTCTCCGGAAAAAAACGAATACCGTTCCTTAGGATATCAATTCCACAATCCAGAATTGGATACGATCCGATTGATTCAGATCGATCGGCTGATCCGAGAAAAAGCGATTCGACATTTGAAAGATACGGGGTTGAGAACAAAACTTTTCCTAAATATGATGCCCAACTTTCTTTCGATGATTCATACGGGAGACGTTTTGGATCTGAAAAGATTGCACGTCCTCAATCTGATTGAAAAATACGAGATCTCTCCCGCCGACGTTGTCTTGGAAATCACGGAAGATAAATTCGACGGAAGTATCGAGAAACTTCTCTCGATCGTAAACGTTTTTAAAGACTACGGATTCAAGATCGCGGTCGACGACCTCGGAGTCGGATTTTCCAACTTGGAAAGAATCGGTTATATCCATCCGGATATCATGAAAGTGGATATCAAGATCATGCGGGAAAGTTTAAACCGAAGATCTTTTAAGAACGTTCTGAGTGCGATCGCGGACATGTCCCAGAAACTCGGCTCCGATCTTCTCTTCGAAGGAATCGAAACGGAAGAAGAATTGCATCTCGCTCTTTCTATGGGAGCGAATCTCCTACAAGGATTTTATTTTTCAAGGCCTCAGGTCGAATTCCAAGACAAGAAACAATTCAATCGAACTCTGAGGGATACTCTAGAAAAATTCTCCGGTTTACGATTTATGGAACTCTTGGAAGAATTCCAGAAAGGTCAAGCCGTCATCGACGCGTTAGGTGAAAAGTTGGAGGCATTGAGACACAACGGAAAAGAAGACCTCCCGGTCGTCTTGCATCTGATGCTTCCGAATCTTCCCTCCGAAATTCTTTCCGTTTTTGCTTGCGACATTTTCGGCTATCAAATCACTCCCACTTATTTCCGTTCCCATCCCGGAGAGGATTGGGATTCCGACCTGACAGAGATCGGAAATAACTACGCTTGGAGACCGTTCTTCATTCGTCATAAAGCGAAGGTAGTTCAGAATCACGCGAAGTGGACCGTGACCGAACCCGTATATGATATGGACCTACATAAGCAAGTTGTAATCTTTACTTATACCCTGAGAGACAATTACATTCTCGTGATCAAGATGGATTGGGAACGCGTCTAA
- a CDS encoding tetratricopeptide repeat protein encodes MRKCTFSILLLFHVLFFHSPIQAQLNIGGQYYSGLLWGENEILSPEYYNDGSFLRTEQDFILSAGRNWKGDPPPSKGSFVFEGKEILNCGLFNNEAVRLLESGKAEERSKAIPMLEEGIRFDPKFFPFRYNLGRAFHLEKKYQKAIIQFEYASSEIPEYYRTYIHLGTLYETVREPINATILWRKAVSLNPFHTEALLLLADHYIRTDLKNRALLYIKEASRIDEQSPDARMGKARIELLSSKDLYAYRIFKNTELVDDLGQKKQYNKKFHFFFAETASKVGDYVTAADQYEQLLKYPNDPFFSEFSYKVIERRRDLAKRFAEIKSLEEENKND; translated from the coding sequence TTGCGAAAGTGTACGTTTTCGATTCTTCTTCTTTTCCACGTTCTCTTCTTTCATTCTCCGATTCAGGCGCAACTGAACATCGGAGGACAATACTACTCCGGACTTCTCTGGGGCGAAAACGAAATTCTCTCTCCGGAATACTACAACGACGGATCTTTTTTAAGAACGGAACAGGATTTCATTCTCAGCGCGGGGAGAAATTGGAAAGGAGATCCTCCTCCTTCGAAGGGAAGTTTCGTCTTTGAAGGAAAGGAAATTCTCAATTGTGGACTTTTCAACAACGAAGCGGTCCGTCTTTTGGAAAGCGGAAAAGCCGAAGAACGTTCGAAGGCGATTCCCATGTTGGAGGAAGGAATCCGATTCGATCCCAAATTTTTTCCTTTCCGTTACAATCTCGGAAGAGCCTTTCACTTGGAAAAAAAATACCAAAAGGCGATCATCCAGTTCGAATACGCAAGCTCGGAAATTCCGGAATATTATCGGACCTACATCCATCTGGGAACGTTGTATGAAACCGTGAGAGAACCGATCAACGCGACGATTCTCTGGAGAAAGGCGGTTTCCCTAAATCCGTTTCATACCGAGGCGCTTCTCCTTTTGGCCGATCATTACATTCGAACCGATTTGAAAAACCGAGCCCTTCTCTATATTAAGGAAGCTTCACGAATCGACGAACAAAGTCCGGACGCGAGAATGGGGAAAGCAAGGATCGAACTTTTATCCTCCAAAGATCTCTACGCATATAGAATTTTTAAGAATACGGAACTCGTCGACGATCTAGGGCAAAAGAAACAATACAATAAGAAGTTTCATTTCTTCTTCGCGGAAACCGCGAGCAAGGTCGGCGATTATGTCACGGCGGCGGATCAATACGAACAACTTCTCAAATATCCGAACGATCCGTTCTTTTCGGAATTCTCCTATAAGGTGATCGAAAGGCGAAGAGACCTCGCGAAACGTTTTGCGGAGATCAAGTCCCTGGAAGAGGAAAACAAAAACGACTGA
- the sufC gene encoding Fe-S cluster assembly ATPase SufC: protein MTEILKIQDLRAGIHTGDSGEIKEIVKGVNLTIRPGEVHAIMGPNGSGKSTLSNVIMGHPKYKVLSGDILFEGKSILGLPTDERARLGIFLCFQYPTSIPGVTIGNFLKTIVKSVRGKDLPVKEFRKELKQGMADLDIPESFISRYVNDGFSGGEKKRNEILQMSLLKPKLSVLDETDSGLDIDALRIVSEGINRNKTAERSILLITHYQRMLNYIAPDFVHVFAKGRILKTGTRELALELEEKGYDWILAESGD from the coding sequence GTGACCGAGATTTTAAAGATCCAGGACCTCAGGGCAGGAATTCATACCGGAGATTCCGGAGAAATCAAAGAAATCGTAAAAGGCGTCAATCTCACGATTCGACCCGGAGAAGTTCACGCGATCATGGGTCCGAACGGATCCGGAAAGAGCACGCTCTCCAACGTCATCATGGGTCATCCGAAATACAAGGTCCTCTCGGGCGACATCCTCTTTGAAGGAAAATCCATTCTCGGACTTCCGACCGACGAACGTGCGCGCCTCGGAATCTTCCTCTGCTTTCAATATCCGACGAGCATCCCAGGAGTCACCATCGGAAACTTTTTAAAGACGATCGTGAAATCCGTTCGAGGAAAAGATCTTCCCGTAAAGGAATTCAGAAAAGAACTCAAACAGGGAATGGCCGATCTCGATATTCCCGAATCGTTTATCTCTCGTTATGTGAACGACGGATTCTCCGGAGGAGAAAAGAAGAGAAACGAAATTCTCCAGATGAGTCTCCTCAAACCGAAACTTTCCGTTCTCGACGAGACCGATTCCGGGCTCGATATCGACGCGCTTCGAATCGTAAGCGAAGGAATTAACAGAAACAAAACGGCGGAGCGTTCGATTCTTCTTATCACACACTATCAAAGAATGCTAAACTACATCGCGCCCGACTTTGTTCACGTCTTTGCAAAAGGAAGAATTTTGAAAACCGGAACAAGAGAACTCGCTCTGGAACTGGAAGAGAAAGGATATGACTGGATCCTTGCAGAATCTGGAGACTAA
- the purS gene encoding phosphoribosylformylglycinamidine synthase subunit PurS produces MYIAKIQVVLKESVLDPQGSTVKKVLSEVGEKSVLDVRVGKYIELKIDAPNEETARKDVERLCDKILVNHVIETYSANIQKI; encoded by the coding sequence ATGTACATCGCAAAAATCCAGGTAGTCCTCAAAGAATCCGTTCTGGACCCGCAGGGGAGCACGGTGAAAAAAGTTCTCTCCGAAGTGGGAGAAAAATCGGTGCTGGACGTCAGAGTCGGAAAATACATCGAACTCAAGATCGACGCTCCGAATGAAGAAACTGCGAGAAAAGACGTGGAAAGACTCTGCGACAAAATTCTCGTGAACCACGTAATCGAAACATATTCTGCTAATATTCAAAAAATATGA
- a CDS encoding ABC transporter ATP-binding protein, producing MPSQEQALLVCKDLSYSIGKKQILKQISFSLFRGELILLRGDNGAGKTTLLRSILNHAHHKESFSFSDSNSKKPQISYLGHELGLYTSLSLEENLRYFLSIAGIEFPREKVEFLLRSFKLWTRREDPIFTFSRGMKQKAALIRALLTGGDLILLDEPFTALDRTGLEIAVRLLEEYSKNSAVLMVTHDPGIPFSQKTATWNLKEGKIETSAFSSL from the coding sequence TTGCCATCTCAAGAACAAGCGCTTCTCGTCTGCAAAGATCTATCTTATTCTATCGGAAAAAAACAGATTCTCAAACAGATCTCCTTCTCTCTTTTCCGGGGAGAATTGATTCTTCTTCGAGGCGACAACGGCGCCGGAAAAACGACCCTTCTTCGAAGTATTCTCAATCACGCGCATCACAAGGAATCGTTTTCCTTTTCGGATTCGAATTCTAAAAAACCGCAGATTTCCTATTTGGGTCATGAACTCGGTCTTTATACTTCTCTGAGTTTGGAGGAGAATCTCCGTTATTTTCTTTCCATTGCTGGCATCGAGTTCCCGAGAGAAAAGGTGGAGTTCCTACTTCGTTCCTTCAAACTCTGGACGAGAAGAGAGGATCCGATCTTTACATTCTCCAGAGGAATGAAACAAAAGGCCGCTCTGATTCGAGCGCTTCTTACAGGCGGAGATTTGATTCTTCTGGATGAACCGTTCACGGCCCTGGATCGGACCGGTTTGGAGATTGCCGTTCGACTCTTGGAAGAATATTCTAAAAATTCGGCGGTTCTGATGGTGACTCACGATCCGGGAATTCCTTTTTCTCAAAAGACTGCGACTTGGAATCTCAAGGAGGGGAAAATTGAAACTTCTGCTTTCTCTTCTCTATAA
- a CDS encoding PP2C family protein-serine/threonine phosphatase, which yields MSSAPDYSQHTVLAVDDSEINLKLIVHTLKPLGFQMFTAESAAEARNILITNRIDILLLDVSMPGQDGFSFCRELREIERFKLLPILFITAISRELGFDEAISHGGDDFIHKPFQPRELIAKIRAFIRIKILQDELFEQKRNYEKELIMARKVQQELLPEKELVWNGVGLSTIFQPLMQIGGDYTDAWVENNSLHIFIADCSGHGPSAALLAAMLKMQVSSLSPDQNLREKVKTLRHNLEKILPEEFSITFFYGILHEDLTFEYSNGGHPAPILFQNGKVTTLPGMGPLIIPIELNVSEEFKTIQFEKGAYLLLYTDGATEIADKSMNILGEERLKKIFEEEVVKSGDILGSMMDSILAHSERRTNDDDIAMMVLKL from the coding sequence TTGTCCTCAGCTCCGGATTACAGTCAACATACGGTCCTCGCGGTCGATGATTCCGAGATCAATCTGAAGCTGATCGTACACACGCTCAAACCTCTGGGCTTTCAAATGTTCACGGCCGAGTCCGCGGCGGAAGCGAGAAATATTCTCATAACGAATCGAATCGATATCCTTCTCTTGGACGTGAGTATGCCCGGCCAGGACGGATTTTCCTTTTGCAGAGAATTGCGCGAGATCGAACGATTCAAACTTCTTCCGATTCTTTTTATCACGGCGATCAGTAGAGAATTGGGTTTTGACGAAGCGATCTCTCACGGAGGGGACGACTTCATCCACAAACCCTTTCAACCTCGGGAGTTGATCGCGAAGATCCGCGCTTTTATCAGAATCAAAATTCTTCAGGACGAACTTTTTGAACAGAAGCGAAACTATGAAAAAGAATTGATCATGGCTCGCAAGGTCCAACAGGAACTTCTTCCCGAAAAGGAGCTCGTTTGGAACGGAGTCGGTTTGAGTACGATCTTTCAACCGCTCATGCAGATCGGAGGCGATTACACGGACGCTTGGGTGGAAAATAATTCCCTTCATATCTTTATCGCGGATTGTTCCGGGCACGGTCCTTCCGCGGCGCTTCTCGCCGCGATGTTGAAGATGCAAGTCTCCAGTCTTTCTCCGGATCAGAATCTTAGAGAGAAGGTAAAAACGCTTCGTCACAATTTGGAAAAAATTCTTCCGGAAGAATTTTCGATCACGTTCTTTTACGGAATTCTTCACGAAGATCTTACATTCGAATATTCGAATGGAGGTCATCCGGCTCCGATACTCTTTCAAAACGGAAAAGTCACAACTCTTCCCGGAATGGGACCTTTGATCATTCCGATCGAACTCAACGTAAGCGAAGAATTCAAAACGATTCAGTTCGAGAAAGGCGCGTATCTTCTTCTTTATACGGACGGAGCCACCGAAATCGCGGACAAGAGCATGAATATCCTGGGGGAAGAACGTCTCAAAAAAATCTTTGAAGAAGAAGTCGTAAAGAGCGGAGATATTCTCGGATCTATGATGGATTCCATTCTTGCGCATTCCGAGAGACGTACGAATGATGACGATATCGCTATGATGGTGTTGAAATTATGA
- a CDS encoding phosphoribosylaminoimidazolesuccinocarboxamide synthase: MNLPNPSYRGKVRDIYDLGDKLILSSSDRISAFDVVFSQPVPDKGKVLNRISTSWFEYFKDVPNHILETDVKNFPAPFQNHPNLEGRSVLVKKCKRIDYECVVRGYISGSGWKEYKDAGTLAGVTLPKGLKESQKLSEPVFTPAVKNDEGHDENISEREMENRIGKELFGILREKSISIFLRASEVVDRAGIILCDTKFEFGILDGQVILIDELLTPDSSRYWSAETYSVGISPPSLDKQILRNYLETTNWNKMPPAPDLPEKLISELREKYQKIEDLILSCTSQKSR, from the coding sequence ATGAATTTACCGAATCCTTCCTACAGAGGAAAAGTCCGAGACATCTACGACCTCGGTGATAAGCTGATCTTGAGTTCTTCCGATCGAATTTCCGCGTTTGACGTCGTTTTTTCTCAACCTGTTCCGGACAAAGGAAAGGTTCTCAATCGAATTTCCACTTCCTGGTTTGAATATTTTAAAGACGTTCCCAATCACATCCTTGAAACCGATGTGAAAAATTTCCCGGCTCCTTTTCAAAATCATCCGAACTTGGAAGGAAGATCCGTTCTCGTAAAAAAATGCAAACGGATCGACTACGAGTGTGTCGTTCGCGGTTATATCTCCGGTTCCGGTTGGAAAGAATACAAGGACGCGGGAACTCTTGCGGGTGTGACCCTTCCCAAGGGTTTGAAGGAATCTCAGAAATTATCCGAACCCGTTTTTACTCCTGCGGTAAAAAACGACGAAGGTCACGACGAGAACATTTCCGAGAGGGAGATGGAAAATCGAATCGGAAAAGAACTCTTCGGAATTCTCAGAGAAAAATCGATTTCCATTTTCTTGCGCGCCTCTGAAGTGGTAGATAGGGCGGGAATCATTCTCTGTGATACCAAGTTTGAGTTTGGAATCTTGGACGGACAGGTCATTCTGATCGACGAGCTCCTCACTCCGGATTCTTCCCGGTATTGGTCTGCGGAAACCTATTCTGTAGGAATTTCTCCTCCAAGTTTGGACAAGCAGATCCTCCGGAATTATCTCGAAACTACGAACTGGAACAAGATGCCTCCGGCTCCCGATCTCCCGGAAAAACTCATTTCCGAGTTGAGAGAAAAATACCAGAAGATAGAGGATCTCATACTTTCATGTACATCGCAAAAATCCAGGTAG
- the ccsA gene encoding cytochrome c biogenesis protein CcsA, with product MKIRIAHPVFDWILSAIFLVGFPAAVLISLNYPNVILQQGIAHRIFYFHVPVAWVALYGPIFSLCFAVLYLWKKESKWDLLSLSANQISLLFATGVIFSGRIWAYSAWGVSWDKTDARLQSFTVLFISLIAYFVFRILITDSSKKKIFSSFLSILCAVNAVITWGAIRWMDNPGNHPESVLGKGGMDSDIRQTFWLGVIAYHILFLVLFRFAYRLAKIGDLRENLPEREE from the coding sequence ATGAAGATCCGAATCGCACATCCCGTTTTCGACTGGATTTTATCCGCAATCTTTCTCGTCGGTTTTCCGGCGGCGGTTTTGATTTCTCTCAATTATCCAAACGTGATTCTTCAACAAGGAATCGCTCATAGAATTTTTTACTTTCACGTTCCGGTCGCTTGGGTCGCTCTTTATGGTCCGATCTTCTCCCTTTGTTTTGCGGTTCTTTATCTCTGGAAAAAAGAATCCAAATGGGATCTCCTATCTCTCTCCGCGAATCAGATCTCTCTTCTCTTTGCAACCGGTGTTATCTTTTCCGGAAGAATCTGGGCTTACAGCGCGTGGGGAGTTTCTTGGGACAAGACCGACGCGAGACTTCAATCGTTCACCGTTCTTTTCATCAGTTTGATCGCTTATTTCGTTTTTCGAATTCTCATCACCGATTCTTCTAAGAAAAAAATCTTTTCTTCTTTTTTGAGCATTCTCTGCGCGGTCAACGCGGTGATCACTTGGGGGGCGATTCGTTGGATGGACAATCCGGGAAATCATCCCGAATCCGTCCTTGGAAAAGGAGGAATGGATTCCGACATTCGTCAAACTTTTTGGTTGGGAGTGATCGCGTATCATATTCTCTTTTTAGTATTGTTCCGTTTTGCATATCGCCTCGCAAAGATCGGCGATCTACGTGAAAATTTACCGGAAAGGGAAGAGTAA
- a CDS encoding ABC transporter ATP-binding protein — protein sequence MPDSNLALEVRRLNLQLEERIVLDSISFEVAPGSILGILGRSGSGKTSLFRSILGVPTFKNVKQSGSVFFFGKNRSEIPIHHLQPVFQDPVSSFNPAWTLEKALREPLRILGGEIAERGETSFGEFLHSFQLSGKDLDRNVLSFSGGELQRASILRALLTEPKILFLDEALGALDPIVLNEVLGFLKKIAEERKLTILLITHNLRTARKFCDQIGILEKGKLLDFGKTEEVFTNYKSAFTGELIRATDLSSLRV from the coding sequence ATGCCAGATTCTAATCTTGCCCTTGAAGTTAGGAGACTCAATTTGCAGTTGGAAGAGAGGATCGTTTTGGATTCTATTTCTTTCGAAGTCGCTCCGGGTTCGATTCTAGGAATTCTAGGGCGTTCCGGTTCCGGGAAAACCTCTCTCTTTCGTTCCATTTTGGGAGTTCCCACATTTAAGAATGTGAAACAGAGCGGATCCGTTTTCTTTTTCGGAAAGAATCGAAGTGAAATTCCGATTCATCATCTTCAACCGGTGTTTCAAGATCCGGTAAGCAGTTTTAATCCAGCTTGGACTTTGGAAAAAGCTCTCAGAGAACCACTTCGGATTCTCGGCGGAGAAATCGCCGAGCGAGGGGAAACTTCTTTCGGGGAGTTTCTCCATTCCTTTCAACTTTCCGGTAAGGATCTCGATCGAAATGTTTTATCTTTTTCTGGAGGAGAACTTCAGAGGGCTTCGATCCTTCGAGCGCTCCTCACCGAACCGAAGATTCTTTTTTTAGATGAAGCGTTAGGCGCTCTGGATCCGATTGTCCTGAATGAAGTCTTAGGGTTTCTAAAAAAAATCGCTGAAGAAAGAAAACTCACGATTCTTCTCATCACTCATAACTTGAGAACGGCGAGAAAATTCTGCGATCAAATAGGAATTTTGGAAAAAGGAAAACTTTTGGATTTTGGAAAAACGGAAGAGGTTTTTACGAATTATAAAAGCGCTTTTACGGGGGAACTCATTCGTGCGACCGATCTGAGCTCCCTCCGCGTTTGA
- a CDS encoding heme exporter protein CcmB — protein MKLLLSLLYKEFLLLGKALNGILSVVVLITSIVFIFNYALEQTGKLDRQTLIGIKWSVLFLTSYVFIGQSAWEERESGGGRISSLFLPIWMRFFAKSLAVFFGLSIAAFYLMILLSVFFQAFPLGIRDLTVNLIFLLPGVLCISFLGVSLSHISDSSRLKEILLPLLMIPFTIPILLFGMEAERKLERLPVFDPIPGLAILLSFCAFYAGIGILLLELSGDEP, from the coding sequence TTGAAACTTCTGCTTTCTCTTCTCTATAAGGAGTTCCTACTTTTAGGAAAGGCTTTGAACGGAATTCTTTCCGTCGTGGTTCTGATCACTTCGATCGTATTCATTTTTAATTATGCTCTGGAACAGACCGGAAAACTCGACCGACAAACCTTGATCGGCATCAAGTGGTCGGTTCTTTTCCTGACTTCTTACGTTTTTATCGGTCAGTCCGCGTGGGAGGAAAGGGAAAGCGGGGGAGGAAGAATCAGTTCTCTTTTTCTTCCGATCTGGATGCGATTTTTTGCAAAATCTCTCGCGGTCTTTTTTGGTCTTTCGATTGCGGCTTTCTACTTAATGATTTTATTATCCGTTTTTTTCCAGGCATTTCCACTCGGAATCCGAGATCTGACGGTAAATCTGATTTTTCTCCTTCCCGGAGTTCTTTGTATTTCCTTTCTCGGCGTTTCTCTGAGTCATATCAGTGATTCGTCGCGTTTGAAGGAGATCCTACTTCCGCTCCTGATGATTCCTTTTACGATTCCAATTCTTCTTTTTGGAATGGAAGCGGAGAGAAAACTCGAAAGACTTCCCGTCTTTGATCCGATTCCGGGACTCGCCATCTTACTTTCGTTTTGCGCTTTTTACGCGGGGATCGGAATTTTACTTTTAGAACTTTCGGGCGACGAACCCTGA
- the purQ gene encoding phosphoribosylformylglycinamidine synthase subunit PurQ: protein MKVAVITFPGSNCDADIYRVLRDQYKAEVDRIWHRDQLEKKYELVILPGGFSYGDYLRSGAMAGFSPVMKSVKEHVNKGGKLFGICNGFQILTEAEFLPGALTRNKNLKYICKTVTLKKGSSGNPVTSSLDPQKELRIPIAHADGCYFATSDVLKQLEDEGRVLFRYFGENPNGSLDAIAGITSKNFKIAGMMPHPERAMNSVTGEEDGKVVLDLILGA, encoded by the coding sequence ATGAAAGTCGCCGTAATCACGTTTCCCGGTTCCAACTGCGACGCCGATATTTATAGAGTTCTAAGAGATCAATATAAAGCGGAAGTGGATCGTATTTGGCACAGAGATCAGTTGGAAAAAAAATACGAACTGGTAATTCTTCCGGGAGGTTTTTCCTACGGGGATTATCTTCGTTCCGGTGCGATGGCAGGTTTTTCTCCGGTGATGAAATCCGTGAAAGAACACGTCAATAAGGGCGGAAAACTTTTCGGAATCTGCAACGGTTTTCAGATTCTTACCGAAGCGGAATTTTTACCCGGCGCTCTGACAAGAAACAAAAACCTGAAATATATCTGCAAAACCGTGACCTTGAAAAAAGGTTCTTCGGGAAATCCTGTGACTTCCTCTTTGGATCCTCAGAAAGAATTGAGAATTCCGATCGCCCACGCGGACGGTTGTTACTTTGCGACCTCCGACGTTTTGAAACAACTCGAAGACGAGGGAAGAGTTCTCTTTCGTTATTTTGGGGAGAATCCAAACGGTTCTCTCGACGCGATCGCAGGAATTACTTCGAAGAATTTTAAGATTGCGGGGATGATGCCTCACCCGGAAAGAGCGATGAACTCCGTTACCGGCGAAGAAGACGGAAAGGTCGTCCTCGATCTGATCTTAGGAGCTTGA